The window TCGCGCCTGCGCATTCCCGCCAAAGGCGCCGAATGTGAAAAATGGGTCGCCGGAGCTTTCGCCAAAGGCAAGGTGCCACCCTTCTCGTTCGTCTACGGAGGCGTGCCCTCGGGCAAGACGATCGCCAACTGGAAATACACCGTCGAAACGCTCCCCGCAACGGAGCGGAACGTCACCGAGCGCGTCTACACCTATACCGACCCCGCGACGGGGCTCGCCGTCGAGTGCCGCGTGAAGACTTTCGCGGATTTCAACGCCATGGAGTGGGTGCTCCGCTTCCGCAACACCTCCGAGGAGAACACCCCGAAGATCGAGCAGGTGAAGGTCGTGGACATCATCCCTGAATCAACAGCCAAGGGAGCCTACCTGCTCCACTACGCCGACGGAAGCCACGTCTCGAAGGCCGACTTTCACGCCCGCACGCGCGAGCTGGCCGTGGGCGACGAGCACTCGATGCACCCGCAGGGCGGACGCTCGTCGTCGCACGCCTTTCCCTTTTTCAACGTCCAACTGCCCACGGGAGGCATGGTCGTAGCCATCGGATGGACCGGTAACTGGAGAGCCGACATCGCACGCCCGGCGGCAAATGCCGTCAGCGTGGCGACCGGCATGAAGAACCTGGCCGCTTACCTGCTTCCGGGCGAGGAGATCCGCACTCCTTCGACGGCCATGCTCCTGTGGCAGGGTGACGACCGTATGGACGGTCAAAACCTTCTGCGCCGCTTCCTGCTGGCCCACCACCACCCCACGGCCGACGGCAAGCCCGCCGTGTTCCCGATCTGTTCGAGCTTCAACTACGGCGACCCCGCCCCCTGCAACGAATACACCTGCATGACAGCCGATTACGCCACGGCCCTCGTGAAACGCTACAAGCAGTTCGATCTGCTGCCGCAGGTCTTCTGGCTCGACGCCGGATGGTACAGCAAGGCCGCCGACTGGAAGAACCACTACAACTGGGCCAACACCGTGGGCAACTGGTCGGTGGACAGCGTACGCTTCCCGCAAGGCCTCGGCCCGGTAGCCGACGAGGTCCACCGCGCCGGCTGCAAGTTCATGGTGTGGTTCGAGCCCGAGCGCGTGATGAAGGATTCCGACTGGGCCATGCAGCACCCCGAGTTCATGCTCGACGCCAGCAGCAAGGCGGCCCAGCCGGGCTGGGTGAAACGCGGAAGCGTCGATTCGTTCCTCTTCAACCTGGGCGACCCCGTGGCCCGCACGTGGTTCTGCGAGCAGATCGCCAAGCTCATCCGCGACAACCGCATCGACTACTACCGGCAGGATTTCAATATCGACCCCGAAGGTTTCTGGTACGCCAACGACCAGCCCGACCGCGTGGGCATCTGTGAAATCCGCTATATCGAGGGGCTCTACGCTTTCTGGGACTACCTGCGGGCCGAGTTTCCGGGCCTCGTGATCGACAACTGCGCCTCGGGAGGCCGCCGCATCGACCTCGAATCGACCTCGCGGTCGGCACCGCTCTGGCGAACCGACTACAACTACGGCGAACCGATCGGCTACCAATGCCACACCTACGGACTGAACATGTGGCTGCCCGTACACGGAACCGGCACGCACAAGTCCGACGCCTTCACTTTCCGTTCGAGCCTCAGCGCTACGATCATCTACAACTGGAAGATCACCAACGCCGATTCGTCGATCCCCGAGATGCAGCGCCGCATGGCCGAATTCGCCGCCGTGCGCCCCTACTTCTACGAAGACTACTACCCGCTGACGGGCTACGGCGACATGACGGGCGACGACATCTGGCTGGCCTACCAGCTCCTGCGTCCCTCGGACCAGACGGGCTATGTGGTGGCTTTCCGCCGCGAACTCTCGCCCGACGAACGGAAAGTCGTGCGTTTCCGCGGACTGGAACCCGAAGCGACCTACGTGTTGGAAAACGCCGACAACGGCGACCGCGTGGAGGCCACGGGCCGGCAACTGATGGACGGTTTCACGATGAGCATCGGACAGCCCCGCTCGTCGTTGTTGATCAAATACGGTAAAAAATAAAGCCATGTTGCGCAAACTGTTTCTTTCATTGCTTTTCGCCGCCGGCTGTTTCCCGCTGTCGGCTGCGCGTCCGGGTTTCACGCTTTGGCAACTGCCTCCGCAGGGACCGTCGCAAATGAACTCCTACGTAATCCGCACCGACGCGGGGCGCGTCGCAGTGATCGACGGCGGCACGGCGGCCGACGCCCCCTATCTGCGGGGGTTCCTCGCGGCGCTGGGCAACCGCGTGGAGTGGTGGTTCGTGACGCATCCCCACATCGACCACATGGGTGCCCTCACCGAAATCCTGCGCACGCCCGGTGGCATCGAAATCGGAACCATTTATCAGTCGCCGATGAACGACGCGCAGCTGAACACCGACCTCAATCGCCGAAAGCTGGCCGACGCCTACCTCGAAGCCCTCGCGGCCTCGGGCCTGCGCGTCGAGAATCTGACGGAGCCGGGCCGGGAGATGCGTCTCGACGGACTGCATCTCAAAGTCCTGCAAGTCAACGACACGACGACGCTTGTCAACGCCTACAACAACGCCAGCATCGTGCTGCGGCTTTGGGACAAGCGCA of the Alistipes senegalensis JC50 genome contains:
- a CDS encoding alpha-galactosidase; protein product: MKHLFRLLLATLLLTAAQTSAQSRLRIPAKGAECEKWVAGAFAKGKVPPFSFVYGGVPSGKTIANWKYTVETLPATERNVTERVYTYTDPATGLAVECRVKTFADFNAMEWVLRFRNTSEENTPKIEQVKVVDIIPESTAKGAYLLHYADGSHVSKADFHARTRELAVGDEHSMHPQGGRSSSHAFPFFNVQLPTGGMVVAIGWTGNWRADIARPAANAVSVATGMKNLAAYLLPGEEIRTPSTAMLLWQGDDRMDGQNLLRRFLLAHHHPTADGKPAVFPICSSFNYGDPAPCNEYTCMTADYATALVKRYKQFDLLPQVFWLDAGWYSKAADWKNHYNWANTVGNWSVDSVRFPQGLGPVADEVHRAGCKFMVWFEPERVMKDSDWAMQHPEFMLDASSKAAQPGWVKRGSVDSFLFNLGDPVARTWFCEQIAKLIRDNRIDYYRQDFNIDPEGFWYANDQPDRVGICEIRYIEGLYAFWDYLRAEFPGLVIDNCASGGRRIDLESTSRSAPLWRTDYNYGEPIGYQCHTYGLNMWLPVHGTGTHKSDAFTFRSSLSATIIYNWKITNADSSIPEMQRRMAEFAAVRPYFYEDYYPLTGYGDMTGDDIWLAYQLLRPSDQTGYVVAFRRELSPDERKVVRFRGLEPEATYVLENADNGDRVEATGRQLMDGFTMSIGQPRSSLLIKYGKK
- a CDS encoding ComEC/Rec2 family competence protein, with translation MLRKLFLSLLFAAGCFPLSAARPGFTLWQLPPQGPSQMNSYVIRTDAGRVAVIDGGTAADAPYLRGFLAALGNRVEWWFVTHPHIDHMGALTEILRTPGGIEIGTIYQSPMNDAQLNTDLNRRKLADAYLEALAASGLRVENLTEPGREMRLDGLHLKVLQVNDTTTLVNAYNNASIVLRLWDKRKSLLMLGDTGEESGDRLLRSVPQEELDCDYIQMAHHGQMGVREEFYRTVRFRACLWPTPLWVWNNDVGEGYDTAWMKTPETRRWMDEKGITEHHCAWQGLVKIE